Genomic DNA from Rhodospirillales bacterium:
ACGGACCGACTGGATCCCGAGGCCGGCGCGGGCGACGAGGTGGATCGCTTCGGGGTACAGGTTGGCGACGGCCCGCAAATTGTCGAGCGGCGCCCCATCGCTGAAAACGCCTTTGCCGTGGTGCGCGTTATAAGCCACATCCGCCTGGGTCAACGCCATTTCCAGTTCCCCCGAAGCGACCGCACGGACGTTTTCGACCGAACCCTGGGTCGCGACGGCGGCCGCGATCAGGCCCGGGACGCCGCAACTGCCGCCGAGGTCACAATCCATGGATCCGGGCGGATTGCTGATCGCGTTGGCGATCAGCCCGCCGACCGGAAAGTACGTCCCCCCTGTGCTCCCGGTGCCGATGCGGAGAAACTTGATCTCCTGCGCCCCCGTGGAGGACACGGCCACGAAAAGGTTGGAGGCCCCGGCCACGAAAAGGATCGCGGCGGCGAGGATCAGCCGCCAAGTCACCAAGCCCCGGGAAAGACCGTCGCTGCGCACTCGCGTTTATCCGCAATAATTTCTCAAGAAGGTGACACAGCGTCGGAACCGATGCAACGGCGGCCAAGGCTGAACCTCATTGCAATTCGATCTTTTCAAGCTATTTCCAGAGAGCGGGATCCTTGCCGACGCTCAAAAAATGGCAAGGCAGACAAATCAGTAAGAGAACACACCCCATGACGAAGGACGCTTGCGTACGGACCCATGAGCCGGAAACCATGCTCGGCGAAGCTTCGATGACCAACTGCCGATGGATTGTGCGCAGGGTGCAGTTTGGACGGTTCCTGATCTGCGGCAAGCCGGTCAAGATCGGCTCGTCGTTCTGTACTGAGCACCATGGCCGCGTCTGGCGGCGAGGGGAGCGCTGAGGCGCACGCCGGCGCCGCGCCACGTCATCTCAAGCCTCTGCAGGCCGTAGCGGGCGTTCTGCGATGGGAAGATGCAGGATTGCGGCGATGACGCCGAGGGCGATGGAGGCGATCCAGATCGCATCGTAGCTTCCGGTGGCGTCGAACACGGCGCCGCCGGCCCACACGCCGAGAAAGCTGCCGACCTGATGGCCGAAAAACACGATGCCGAACAGCGTCGACATGTAGCGCACGCCGAAGATCTGCGCGACCAGCCCGCTCGTCAGCGGAACCGTTCCGAGCCACAGCAATCCCATGGCGGACGCGAACACAAGCACCGCCGCCTCGGTCTTCGGCGCCATCAGGAACACCGCGATCACGAGTGCCCGCAGGATGTAGAGCGTCGACAGGAGGTATTTCTTCGAGTACCGCCCGCCTAAAGCTCCGCACATCCAGGTTCCTATGATGTTGAAGAACCCGATGAGCGCGAGTGCGGTTGCGCCGAGGGAGGGAGCCAGGCCCAGGTCGTTAAGGTAGGCGGGCAGATGAACGGCAATGAACACGACCTGGAAACCGCACACGAAAAACGCGATCGTCAGCAACCAGTAGCCGCCATGGCGCCCGGCCTCACCCATGGCCTCGCCGAGAGACTGCTTGAAGGCGTCCGGCGCGCCAGGAGATGATTGAGGGCCTGAGCGGCGGGTGGCGAAGACCATGGCCAACGGCGCCATCGCCAGGGACAGGACCGCCATGGTCACCAGTGCGCCCGCCCAACCCTGGCTCGAGATCAGGCTCTGGCCGACCGGCGCCATGACGAACTGGCCGAACGAACCGCCGGCGCTGGCGACGCCCAGCGCCATGCTTCGTTTTTCTGCCGGGACCGAGCGGCCGATGGCGCCCAGGACGACCGCGAAGCTGGTGCAACTCATGGCGAGGCCGATCAGCACGCCGGCGCCCAGATGCAAACCCGCTGCGCCCGTGGTCCCCGACATGATCAACAGGCCGATGGCATAGGCGACGGTTCCGAACCATAGCACGCGGACGGCGCCGTACTTGTCGGCGGCGATCCCGGAGATTGGCTGCAGGACGCCCCAAAGCAGGTTTTGCACCGCGAGCGCGAGAGCGAACGCCTCGCGCCCGAGGCCGAGATCGAGGCTCATCGGCGTAAGGAACAGGCCGAAGGTTTGGCGGATGCCCATGGCGAGCGACAGAATCAGGGCGCCGCACACCAGCGCCAACGCCGCATTTCGCTTGCTCGGTGTCACCATACGTCACCTATCCGCATCCAGGTGCACCGCAAGCCGGCGCCGCGTCGTTGATATGGGGATGATGTGCGCCTGGTATCAGGCTGTCGGGCGCTCCGTCACCCGTCCGACCACCGCGCCCGCAGCTTGAAGCGCTGGATCTTGCCGGTCGCCGTCTTCGGCAACTCGTCGATGAACTCTATCCAGCGCGGGTACTTGAACGGCGCAAGCCGCGCCTTGGCGGATCTCTTGATGTCCTCGGCGAGGTTGTCGTCCGGAATCAGGCGATCCTGGACGACCACGAACGCCTTCGGCTTGATGAGGTTATCGTCGTCCGGCCAGCCGATGACGGCGACCTCTAGAACTGCGTCGTGCTGAAGCAAGGCCGCCTCTACCTCGAACGGCGACACGTAGATCCCGCCGACCTTCATCATGTCGTCGGTGCGGCCCGCGTAGGTGTAGTAGCCGTCGGCATCGCGGGTGTACTTGTCGCCGGTCCGTGTCCACGGGCCGCGAAAGGTGTCGAGGCTGCGGGCCCGCTGGTTCCAGTACATGATCGCGCTGGTCGGGCCCGACACCTCCAGCATGCCCATCTGGTCGGCATCCTCGATCGGGTTGCCCTCGTCATCGACCAATCGCAGCCGATAGCCCGGAACCGCCTTGCCGGAGGTCCCCGGCTTGATGTCGTCCTGCCGGTTGCTCAGGAAAATGTGCAGCATCTCGGTGCTGCCGAGCCCGTCCAGGATGTCGACGCCGGTGCGCTCCTTGAAGCGTCGAAAGATCTCCGCCGGCAGGGCTTCTCCCGCCGAAGTGGCGAGACGCATGGCGTGTTCGCCCGGCCCCGGGAGATCGCCGCCCGCCAGCAACATGGCGAACAGCGTCGGCACGCCATAGAAGATCGTCGGCCGGTGTTCGCGAATGATGCGGCAGACCGCGGCCGGCTCCGGCGGCCCGTCATGGAGCACCGCCGTGGCGCCGACCGACATCGGAAACGTCAGCCCGTTGCCGAGGCCGTACGCGAAGAACAGCTTCGCACCGGAGAACACCACGTCGGTCTCGCTCAACCCGAGGGTCGGGATGGCATAGAGATCGGCCGTCCCGATCATGTCGGACTGAAGATGGACGGCGCCTTTGGGCCGGCCGGTGGTGCCGGAGGTGTAAAGCCAGAAGCACATGTCGTCATAGCACGTGGGCGCAATGTCGAACCGATCCGGTTGACCGCCGATGGCGTCGTCCAGCCGCTGATAACCGTGACCGTCCGCGCCGGACACGATGACCGTGTCGAGGAACGCGTGGTTGTTGATGTGCGGAAGGAACTGGGCCAGCAGCGGCTCCGAGACGATCAGCGCACGCGCCCGGCTGTCCTCCAGCATGAAATCGTACTCGGCTGCGGTGAGCCGCGTGTTGACCGGGACGGGAACGATGCCGGCCAGCGGGAAACATGACGGTGTCGAGCATGCACATCAGCACACGCTCTTCCATGCGAAGCCCGCTCTGGGTGAGCAGGTTGGCGACCTGGTTGCTCAGCCGGTCGACGTCCGCATAGGTGTGCCGGCCGTTCACGTCGATGAACGCCGGCCGATCGCCACGACCCGCTCTGAGGTTGCGGCCGATGAGATCCTCGGCCGCATTGTAGCGCTCGACCAGTTGGTGCTGAATGGCAGTCATCGCGTCCTCCCCGACGCCCGGATTTGTCGTCACCGGGTTCGTCCCAATTGATGCTCCGCGTCTCGGCGCTTCAGGCCATTGAGGCTACCTCAGGCGTCCGCCTTCGCAAACAGTGCGTGCCACTCCTCGGCCCAATCGGCGGCTTCGTCCTCCGGCAGCGACCCCGATGACCCATCGTGCTCCCGTCGCTCCCCGACGCGCTCCGCTCCGAGGGTCCGCAGAATGTCGTCGAACTTGCGTCCGCCTGCGCAGAACGTCTGGGCGTATGTCTTGTCGCCGAGCGCGAAGACGCCATAGCGCAGGCCCGCGAGATCCGGCCGGTCGTCGCACAGGGACCGATAGAGAGCCTGTCCATTATCGGGCACATCGCCCTGGCCGTAAGTGGATGTACAAACGATATACCCGGCGGAGCGATGCAGAGCATCCGGCGTTACGTCGTCCATGAGCAGGATTTCGACCTCGACGCCGCGGCCCTGCAGGACTTCCGCCATCTCGTCGGCGACCAGTTCGGCAGTTCCCGTCATGGTCCCGACGAGGATCTTGATACGCTCACTCATCGTGATCGCTTCGGTCCCTGTACGGCGTCGCTTTCACCGCGTCGTTGCATGCAATATAATGCAGCATCGATGTGCTGAAAAGAAAAAATCGAGTAAAGACAGCGGCGGAGCCCTGGTTTGCGAGCGGAAGCAAGACCGGACACCATGGCCTATCTGGCGGCGCTCGGACAACGGGTTCGCGAGACGCGCGCCAAGCGCGGCATGGCGCGGCGGATTCTGGCGCGCGCCTCCGGCGTCTCCGAGCGCTACCTGGCGCAGCTCGAGGCGGGCGCCGGCAATCCGTCGATAGCCGTGCTGTGCCAGATCGCGGCTGCCCTCGACTATCCGTTGGGGGAACTGGTCGCCGGCGTCGGCAACGGAGGGGCGGAGCTGGTTCGCATTCAGCGGCTGTTGGAGACCGTGCCGCAATCCAGGCTGCCGAGGCTCCGCGCCAAACTGGAACTGTTCGTCGCTGGCGCCGACGGGCCTGACAAGCGCCGCCGGATCTCGTTGGTGGGGCTCCGCGGCGCCGGCAAGTCTACGCTGGGGCGCTTGCTCGCTTCGCGCCTCGGGTTCCCGTTCATCGAACTCGACCGGGTCGTCGAACAGGACTATGGCGGCAGTATCGGGGAAATCCTCGCGCTCAACGGGCAGGCGGCCTTCCGGCGGTACGAGCGCCGCGCCCTCAAACGCCTCGTCGACACCCATGACGGCATCGTCATCGCCACTGGCGGCGGCATCGTCTCGGAAGCGGCGACGTACTCGCTTCTGCTCGAAAAGACGCACACCATCTGGCTGTCCGCATCGCCGGAAGAGCACATGAGCAGGGTCATCGAGCAGGGGGACCTGCGGCCGATGGCGAGGAATGACGAAGCCATGGAAGACCTCAAAGCCATCGTGCGGGCCCGTGAACCTTACCAGGCAATGGCGGACGCGGCGGTCGATACGTCCGGCCAGAGCATCGAGCAGAGCCTCGCGGACTTGCAGGGAGTGGCCGTGTCCCTTGTCGGTGAACAGGCCGGCTGATCGTGCAGGTGTGATGGTGGCGATGTGGCCGCGGGCTTGAATTGCAGCCTGGATGCATTATAATGCAGGTCAACGCCC
This window encodes:
- a CDS encoding helix-turn-helix transcriptional regulator; the protein is MAYLAALGQRVRETRAKRGMARRILARASGVSERYLAQLEAGAGNPSIAVLCQIAAALDYPLGELVAGVGNGGAELVRIQRLLETVPQSRLPRLRAKLELFVAGADGPDKRRRISLVGLRGAGKSTLGRLLASRLGFPFIELDRVVEQDYGGSIGEILALNGQAAFRRYERRALKRLVDTHDGIVIATGGGIVSEAATYSLLLEKTHTIWLSASPEEHMSRVIEQGDLRPMARNDEAMEDLKAIVRAREPYQAMADAAVDTSGQSIEQSLADLQGVAVSLVGEQAG
- a CDS encoding flavodoxin domain-containing protein, with protein sequence MSERIKILVGTMTGTAELVADEMAEVLQGRGVEVEILLMDDVTPDALHRSAGYIVCTSTYGQGDVPDNGQALYRSLCDDRPDLAGLRYGVFALGDKTYAQTFCAGGRKFDDILRTLGAERVGERREHDGSSGSLPEDEAADWAEEWHALFAKADA
- a CDS encoding MFS transporter, with product MVTPSKRNAALALVCGALILSLAMGIRQTFGLFLTPMSLDLGLGREAFALALAVQNLLWGVLQPISGIAADKYGAVRVLWFGTVAYAIGLLIMSGTTGAAGLHLGAGVLIGLAMSCTSFAVVLGAIGRSVPAEKRSMALGVASAGGSFGQFVMAPVGQSLISSQGWAGALVTMAVLSLAMAPLAMVFATRRSGPQSSPGAPDAFKQSLGEAMGEAGRHGGYWLLTIAFFVCGFQVVFIAVHLPAYLNDLGLAPSLGATALALIGFFNIIGTWMCGALGGRYSKKYLLSTLYILRALVIAVFLMAPKTEAAVLVFASAMGLLWLGTVPLTSGLVAQIFGVRYMSTLFGIVFFGHQVGSFLGVWAGGAVFDATGSYDAIWIASIALGVIAAILHLPIAERPLRPAEA